The following are encoded together in the Bacillus sp. V2I10 genome:
- the cobI gene encoding precorrin-2 C(20)-methyltransferase yields the protein MIGTLYGLGVGPGDPELLTVKAFRKLKESPVIAYPKKRKGSKSYAQRIIDVYITPGEKEMLGLVFPMTKDPEILEREWSKTVELVWEKLKAGKDVAFVTEGDPLLYSTFIHMMNLVKVRYPEVKIKTVPGISSINGAASRLGIALAEGDDHVAIIPARDDYEAMKKVIIENDCIIFIKVAKVMDLMLKILRELNLLDKASVVTKVTSDEEIIWDIQELDRAELEYLTLMVVRK from the coding sequence ATGATAGGAACATTATACGGTTTAGGCGTAGGTCCTGGTGATCCGGAGCTTCTGACAGTAAAAGCTTTTCGAAAGCTTAAGGAATCTCCAGTGATCGCATACCCTAAAAAAAGAAAAGGCAGCAAAAGCTATGCCCAGCGAATTATTGATGTGTACATAACGCCGGGAGAAAAAGAGATGTTAGGTCTTGTTTTCCCAATGACAAAGGACCCTGAAATTCTTGAACGTGAATGGTCAAAAACAGTGGAGCTTGTTTGGGAAAAGCTAAAGGCAGGCAAGGATGTCGCGTTTGTTACCGAGGGTGATCCCCTTTTATACAGTACATTTATTCATATGATGAACCTTGTCAAGGTCCGCTATCCCGAAGTGAAAATTAAAACGGTGCCTGGGATATCATCAATTAACGGTGCAGCTTCAAGACTTGGTATTGCGCTTGCAGAAGGGGATGACCATGTCGCGATCATTCCTGCAAGAGACGACTATGAAGCTATGAAAAAAGTAATCATTGAAAATGACTGCATCATTTTTATAAAGGTCGCCAAAGTAATGGATTTAATGCTGAAAATTCTTCGTGAACTGAATTTACTCGACAAAGCTTCAGTTGTGACAAAGGTAACTTCAGATGAGGAGATTATATGGGACATTCAGGAGCTGGATCGAGCAGAATTGGAATATTTAACATTAATGGTGGTGAGAAAATAA
- the cbiE gene encoding precorrin-6y C5,15-methyltransferase (decarboxylating) subunit CbiE has protein sequence MTKKVKLIGIGDDGKQSLLPIYEKWIYESEILVGGERQLSFFKDYQGEKVTIKGSLPSLVTYLSKETKRIVVLASGDPLFYGIGSYLAKKLDVEIYPYISSVQLAFARMNESWQDAFVLSVHGRSMKGLAQRINGRKKVALLTDAKNTPSEIARYLRSFNMNEYRAFVAENLGGENERCAFYELEEMENLEFSPLNVVVLQKISESKTWQFGIDDDEFYQRKPEKGLLTKKEIRTISLSELKLTESSIVWDIGTCTGSVAIEACLIAKEGQVFAIEKNEHDLENCRLNMVKFKTDFTLIQGKAPNHLEEFPDPDAIFIGGTAGSMEDILTVCCSRLKKGGRIVLNAVTIENLMQAVDGFKSKGFETKITLAQISRSKPILNLTRFDALNPIYIITAQHTEGEQP, from the coding sequence ATGACAAAGAAGGTTAAGCTAATTGGAATAGGTGATGATGGAAAACAGAGTCTTCTTCCTATCTATGAAAAGTGGATTTATGAGAGTGAAATACTAGTAGGAGGGGAAAGGCAATTATCTTTTTTCAAAGATTATCAAGGTGAAAAAGTTACCATCAAAGGTAGTTTACCTTCGCTAGTTACATATTTGAGCAAAGAAACTAAGAGAATTGTCGTTTTAGCATCTGGTGATCCTTTATTTTATGGAATTGGCAGTTATTTAGCCAAGAAGCTTGATGTCGAAATTTATCCTTATATAAGCTCGGTCCAGCTGGCATTTGCAAGAATGAATGAGAGCTGGCAGGATGCCTTTGTACTAAGTGTTCATGGGAGAAGCATGAAAGGACTGGCCCAACGAATAAATGGGCGTAAAAAAGTAGCGCTGCTTACTGATGCTAAAAATACCCCTTCCGAAATTGCCCGATATTTACGTTCATTTAATATGAATGAGTACAGGGCATTTGTGGCTGAAAATCTCGGTGGTGAAAATGAACGCTGTGCTTTTTACGAACTTGAAGAAATGGAGAACCTCGAATTCTCGCCGCTTAACGTGGTCGTTCTGCAAAAGATATCTGAGAGTAAAACGTGGCAGTTTGGGATTGATGATGATGAGTTTTATCAAAGAAAGCCAGAAAAGGGATTACTGACAAAAAAAGAAATCCGAACGATCAGCCTAAGTGAATTAAAGCTAACAGAAAGCAGCATTGTTTGGGATATTGGAACATGTACTGGTTCTGTTGCAATTGAAGCTTGTTTAATTGCAAAAGAAGGACAGGTTTTTGCGATTGAAAAAAATGAACATGACCTTGAAAATTGCCGGCTGAATATGGTGAAATTCAAAACGGACTTTACTCTGATTCAAGGAAAAGCACCAAATCATTTAGAGGAATTTCCAGATCCTGATGCGATTTTTATTGGCGGTACTGCTGGGAGTATGGAGGATATTCTGACTGTTTGTTGTTCGCGTTTAAAAAAAGGCGGACGAATTGTGTTAAATGCAGTAACAATTGAAAATTTAATGCAAGCTGTTGATGGATTCAAAAGCAAAGGGTTTGAAACAAAAATTACACTTGCTCAGATTTCCAGGAGTAAACCGATTTTAAACCTCACACGATTTGATGCATTGAATCCGATTTATATTATTACCGCACAGCATACGGAAGGGGAACAGCCATGA
- a CDS encoding kinase encodes MQVGRGRCNGTFGELVQGVLCERPFLISLPIPILRSNAVFIPHNKKGDITGPLSNTKAVVACKKVFQWFDLKGGGHLEVNSNIPRGKGLASSSADVVAAMKAVADSYSIPLSEEIISRISSEIEPTDGVMYKDLVAYDYIHGQLIETLGPLPSFVLIGMDLGGTINTLEFNRQPKRYSKEDQAVFLKAYHLVKLGIEFQDLSFVCQAATLSAGINQKILPKRYFSEFKSFASKYDGGLIIAHSGTVLGVLLNPSFENIGEIAETISKRIIQLSNQPNMKPFYYFHRSD; translated from the coding sequence ATGCAGGTGGGAAGAGGAAGGTGCAATGGCACGTTTGGCGAACTTGTTCAAGGCGTTTTATGTGAACGCCCGTTTTTAATATCGCTGCCTATACCAATTCTAAGGAGTAACGCTGTTTTTATTCCTCATAACAAGAAGGGTGATATTACTGGGCCACTCTCAAATACAAAAGCGGTAGTAGCATGCAAAAAGGTGTTTCAATGGTTTGATTTAAAAGGCGGGGGGCATTTGGAGGTTAACTCGAATATTCCGAGGGGTAAAGGATTGGCCAGTAGTTCAGCTGATGTTGTTGCTGCAATGAAGGCTGTTGCGGATAGTTACTCCATACCCTTGTCAGAAGAGATCATCTCACGGATTTCCAGTGAGATTGAGCCTACTGACGGTGTTATGTATAAAGATCTGGTTGCATACGACTACATTCATGGACAATTAATAGAGACGCTTGGTCCTTTACCATCCTTCGTTTTGATCGGAATGGATTTAGGAGGAACAATTAATACGCTTGAATTTAACAGACAGCCCAAACGATATAGCAAGGAGGATCAAGCCGTTTTCTTAAAGGCATATCATTTGGTTAAATTAGGAATAGAATTTCAGGATTTGTCTTTTGTTTGTCAAGCAGCGACACTAAGCGCCGGCATAAACCAAAAAATATTGCCTAAACGTTATTTTAGTGAATTTAAAAGCTTTGCTTCAAAGTACGATGGAGGACTTATTATCGCTCATAGCGGCACTGTTCTAGGGGTTTTATTGAATCCGTCTTTTGAGAATATTGGCGAAATTGCAGAAACAATTTCTAAACGTATTATCCAGTTGAGCAATCAGCCTAACATGAAACCTTTCTATTATTTTCATAGATCAGACTAG
- the cobA gene encoding uroporphyrinogen-III C-methyltransferase → MTKGYVYLVGAGPGDPKLITVYGLECIQKSDVILYDRLVNKELLNHAKNDAEFIFCGKLPGKHELIQEQIHELLVQYALEGKTVTRLKGGDPCVFGRVGEEAEVLAANGIKYEIVPGITSGIAAPAYAGIPVTHRDHASSFAIVTGHGRAEKEEDHLNWSALAQGIDTIAFYMGVGNLPYICKKLIEHGKSQETPVAVIQWGTTEKQKTVTGSLNTIEKEAELAQIKHPAIILVGDVVKLREKIKWFEELELLKENDKKKVGAACQS, encoded by the coding sequence ATGACAAAAGGATACGTTTATCTTGTCGGGGCGGGACCGGGAGATCCGAAATTAATTACAGTTTATGGTTTGGAGTGCATCCAAAAGTCTGACGTGATTTTATATGATCGATTAGTAAATAAAGAGCTATTAAACCATGCCAAAAACGATGCGGAATTTATTTTTTGCGGAAAGCTTCCCGGAAAACATGAACTTATTCAAGAACAAATTCATGAGCTTTTAGTTCAGTACGCACTGGAAGGGAAAACGGTGACACGTTTAAAAGGAGGAGACCCATGTGTATTTGGACGTGTTGGGGAAGAAGCTGAGGTGCTGGCTGCAAATGGTATAAAATATGAAATTGTGCCTGGCATTACCTCAGGTATCGCTGCCCCTGCCTACGCGGGAATTCCGGTTACACACCGGGACCACGCCTCTTCCTTTGCAATCGTTACAGGTCATGGCCGCGCTGAAAAGGAAGAGGATCATCTGAATTGGTCAGCCCTTGCTCAGGGAATAGATACAATTGCTTTTTACATGGGAGTAGGAAACTTACCTTATATTTGCAAAAAGTTAATCGAGCATGGAAAAAGTCAGGAAACCCCAGTAGCCGTTATCCAATGGGGGACAACGGAAAAACAGAAAACAGTCACAGGGAGCCTGAATACGATTGAAAAAGAGGCGGAGCTTGCACAAATAAAGCATCCTGCAATTATCCTTGTCGGTGATGTGGTTAAGTTAAGGGAGAAAATAAAGTGGTTTGAAGAGCTGGAATTATTAAAAGAAAATGATAAAAAAAAGGTGGGGGCAGCGTGTCAATCATAA
- a CDS encoding prolyl oligopeptidase family serine peptidase → MRSDVFQKTITKVIDVNLSYLLKLPAGYEEGTGEVPLVLFLHGAGERGTDPEHVKKIGLPEVVDKGDYPFILLAPQCPISTARRANWIMELDGVSALLKEVIKTHRVDLKRIYLTGMSMGAYGAFELASRMPDLFAALAPICGGGCPEKAERLKEIPTWIFHGERDDVIPIRESLDMVNAIKTAGGNVTFTSYPEAGHDSWTAAYNNPEFFSWLLKQSK, encoded by the coding sequence ATGAGATCAGATGTGTTTCAAAAAACAATCACAAAAGTAATTGATGTTAATCTGTCCTACCTTTTAAAACTTCCAGCAGGATATGAAGAAGGAACTGGAGAGGTACCGCTTGTTTTGTTTCTTCACGGAGCCGGGGAACGGGGAACAGATCCAGAGCATGTAAAAAAAATAGGTCTGCCGGAAGTCGTTGATAAAGGAGACTATCCGTTTATTCTCCTTGCACCTCAATGTCCAATTTCCACTGCAAGGAGAGCAAATTGGATCATGGAATTAGATGGTGTGTCTGCACTTCTAAAAGAGGTTATTAAAACGCATCGCGTCGACCTCAAGCGAATATATTTAACAGGGATGAGCATGGGAGCTTATGGGGCTTTTGAGCTTGCATCAAGGATGCCTGATCTATTTGCTGCATTAGCGCCTATTTGCGGGGGAGGATGCCCTGAAAAAGCAGAGCGGTTAAAAGAAATTCCAACATGGATCTTTCATGGGGAAAGAGACGATGTTATCCCAATCAGGGAAAGCTTGGATATGGTGAATGCTATTAAAACTGCGGGAGGGAATGTAACGTTTACTTCTTATCCTGAAGCAGGTCATGACTCTTGGACGGCTGCCTACAATAATCCTGAGTTTTTTTCATGGCTTCTGAAGCAAAGTAAATAA
- the cobM gene encoding precorrin-4 C(11)-methyltransferase produces the protein MQITIIGAGPGDPDLITVKGLKLLQEADVVLYADSLVSTELIERAKPEAEIIKTAGMHLDEMVEIMVDRVHEGKKVVRVHTGDPAVYGAIMEQISILNKKDVSVEIIPGVSSVFASAAALGAELTIPELTQTVILTRAEGRTPVPDAEKLRDLAKHHCTVALFLSATLTKKIVKEFLDAGWSKDTPVGVVYKASWPDQKIVRSTLEHLDEDMRANGIRKQAMILAGWALDKDIHQKDFRSKLYDKAFTHGFRKGVKE, from the coding sequence ATGCAAATAACAATCATAGGTGCAGGACCGGGCGACCCGGATTTAATTACTGTAAAGGGATTAAAGTTACTTCAAGAAGCCGATGTTGTACTGTATGCTGATTCATTGGTAAGCACGGAACTAATAGAACGAGCAAAACCTGAAGCTGAGATTATCAAGACTGCAGGAATGCATCTTGATGAAATGGTTGAGATCATGGTTGATCGAGTTCATGAAGGAAAAAAGGTAGTGCGCGTCCATACAGGAGATCCAGCTGTTTACGGAGCAATCATGGAGCAAATTTCTATTTTAAACAAGAAAGACGTAAGTGTTGAAATTATTCCGGGAGTTAGCTCAGTCTTTGCCTCAGCAGCAGCCCTAGGTGCAGAGCTGACGATTCCTGAGTTGACACAAACAGTGATTCTAACTCGTGCTGAAGGACGTACACCTGTACCTGATGCTGAGAAGCTGAGAGATTTAGCAAAACACCATTGTACAGTTGCTTTGTTTTTAAGTGCTACGCTTACAAAGAAGATTGTCAAAGAATTTCTCGATGCAGGCTGGAGTAAGGATACACCAGTCGGGGTGGTCTATAAAGCATCATGGCCTGATCAAAAAATAGTAAGATCAACCCTCGAACACCTTGATGAAGATATGCGTGCCAACGGAATAAGAAAACAAGCGATGATTTTAGCAGGGTGGGCACTAGATAAGGATATTCATCAAAAAGATTTTAGGTCAAAGCTTTATGACAAAGCGTTCACACACGGATTTCGAAAAGGAGTGAAAGAATGA
- a CDS encoding cobalt-precorrin 5A hydrolase: MTLVLEEGKNVSLEQNGTYAIVAITKHGVELARTLHAKFHQTDLFYMSKFERGDEERRNISLFEGNVRLLLPSLFQSYKGIIMIISLGAVVRMIAPLLKDKKTDPAVVVIDDKGKHAISVLSGHLGGANELTKEVADLLGAAPVITTASDVQKTIPVDLFGSKFGWVWESAEKLTPVSASVVNEEHVAIIQESGEKEWWNYNSPLPETIKVYQSIEEAIHAKPNAALVVTHRILNKSEEAILHNGVLYRPKVIVLGIGCNRGTSMEEIDQVIHETLNELHFSIKSVKAICSIDLKKDEEGIIAVSQKNNWEFKCYSSEELNRVQIAEPSETVFKFTGAYGVSEPAARLYSGAESLSICKKKSGNVTISVAVISF, translated from the coding sequence ATGACACTCGTCCTGGAAGAGGGAAAAAACGTATCGCTTGAACAAAATGGAACATATGCCATTGTAGCGATTACAAAGCACGGTGTTGAACTTGCTCGTACCTTGCATGCGAAATTTCATCAGACCGATTTATTTTATATGAGTAAATTTGAGAGAGGTGATGAAGAACGAAGAAATATTTCTCTTTTTGAAGGGAATGTGCGGCTTCTTCTTCCATCACTCTTTCAATCATATAAAGGAATCATCATGATCATCTCATTAGGTGCTGTCGTACGTATGATTGCACCTCTTTTAAAAGATAAAAAAACAGATCCGGCTGTTGTCGTTATTGATGACAAAGGGAAGCATGCTATTAGTGTGTTATCCGGGCATCTAGGAGGGGCAAATGAGTTAACTAAGGAAGTTGCTGATTTACTAGGTGCAGCACCTGTAATTACAACCGCATCTGACGTTCAAAAAACGATACCTGTCGATCTATTTGGGAGTAAGTTTGGCTGGGTTTGGGAAAGTGCAGAAAAATTAACTCCTGTCAGTGCATCAGTCGTAAATGAAGAACATGTTGCAATTATTCAGGAATCTGGAGAAAAAGAATGGTGGAATTACAATAGCCCCCTTCCGGAAACAATTAAAGTCTATCAATCGATTGAAGAAGCAATTCATGCTAAACCGAATGCAGCACTCGTTGTTACTCATAGAATTTTAAACAAGAGTGAAGAAGCAATTTTACATAACGGTGTTCTTTACCGTCCTAAAGTCATTGTTCTTGGTATTGGTTGTAATAGAGGTACTTCAATGGAAGAAATCGATCAAGTCATTCATGAAACACTAAATGAGCTGCATTTTTCGATTAAAAGTGTTAAAGCTATTTGCTCTATTGATCTTAAAAAAGATGAAGAAGGGATAATTGCTGTATCTCAAAAAAATAACTGGGAATTTAAATGTTATTCATCAGAAGAATTAAATCGTGTTCAAATTGCAGAACCTTCTGAGACGGTGTTTAAATTTACTGGCGCCTATGGAGTTAGTGAGCCAGCTGCCCGTTTGTACAGCGGTGCAGAATCTCTGTCGATTTGCAAGAAGAAATCAGGCAATGTAACAATATCCGTTGCAGTCATTTCCTTTTAG
- the bluB gene encoding 5,6-dimethylbenzimidazole synthase, which translates to MFSKEEKDSIYKVIYKRRDIRSFLSAPISKDIIHRILNAAHHAPSVGFMQPWNFIIISSDEIKEKLAWAADKERRALAIHYDGERETRFLGLKVEGLKEAPITICVTCDPARGGSHVLGRNSIPETDILSTACAIQNMWLAACAEGLALGWVSFYKKNDIRDILDIPLHIDPIALLTIGYTDEYPEKPILELANWEKRHPLEQLIYENKWGKNKHQGD; encoded by the coding sequence ATGTTTTCTAAAGAAGAAAAAGATTCTATTTATAAAGTGATTTACAAGAGGAGAGATATTAGAAGCTTTCTGTCTGCCCCTATTTCTAAAGATATTATACATAGAATACTAAACGCTGCTCACCATGCACCTTCAGTTGGATTTATGCAGCCTTGGAATTTCATAATCATTTCATCTGATGAAATAAAAGAAAAATTAGCTTGGGCAGCAGACAAGGAAAGACGAGCATTAGCTATTCATTATGATGGGGAAAGAGAAACAAGATTTCTTGGTTTAAAAGTAGAAGGTTTAAAAGAAGCTCCAATCACAATATGTGTAACTTGCGACCCTGCAAGAGGAGGTTCACATGTATTAGGGCGAAATTCAATTCCTGAAACAGATATTCTTTCAACAGCCTGTGCCATTCAAAATATGTGGCTGGCAGCTTGTGCTGAAGGGCTTGCCTTAGGGTGGGTAAGTTTTTATAAAAAGAATGATATTCGTGACATATTAGATATCCCGCTGCATATTGATCCTATCGCTCTTCTAACTATTGGTTATACGGATGAATATCCGGAGAAACCTATTTTAGAATTAGCTAATTGGGAAAAAAGGCATCCTCTAGAACAGCTTATCTATGAGAATAAATGGGGGAAAAACAAACATCAAGGTGATTGA
- the yidC gene encoding membrane protein insertase YidC — translation MEKKAAFISRKTLLILLGITLLILLSGCQQANGNIQDITGQTPGFFNHYFVYPFSVLLTTFADWFQGSYGFSIILVTLLIRFVLLPFALKQSKDQMHMKGKMEKAQPELKALQEKMKKAKDAETKTKLQQETMKIYQKHNINPLATLGGCLPLLIQLPFLTGFYYAIQRTPEIAEHSFLWFNLGSPDLTLTLLAAGIYFLQSRVTLIGLDEAQRKQMAMFSYLSPIMIGVFSLTAPAALPLYWTIGGIFVILQTLLTKKLFQAEPSSLSVAKS, via the coding sequence ATGGAAAAGAAAGCTGCATTCATTTCACGGAAAACATTACTCATACTGTTAGGAATTACACTGCTGATTTTACTGAGCGGCTGCCAGCAGGCAAATGGAAACATTCAGGATATTACAGGCCAGACACCTGGTTTTTTTAATCACTATTTTGTGTATCCCTTCTCTGTATTGCTTACAACATTTGCGGACTGGTTTCAAGGAAGCTACGGATTTTCAATTATCCTGGTCACGCTGCTGATCAGATTCGTGCTTCTGCCATTTGCTTTAAAGCAATCAAAAGATCAGATGCATATGAAAGGCAAAATGGAAAAAGCACAGCCTGAATTAAAAGCACTGCAGGAAAAAATGAAAAAAGCAAAAGATGCTGAAACAAAGACGAAGCTTCAGCAGGAAACGATGAAGATTTATCAAAAGCATAATATTAATCCGCTGGCTACTTTGGGAGGGTGCTTGCCTCTTCTTATACAGCTGCCGTTTCTGACAGGCTTTTATTATGCCATTCAAAGAACTCCTGAAATCGCAGAGCATTCGTTTTTATGGTTCAATTTGGGCAGTCCTGATTTAACATTGACTCTTTTAGCTGCCGGGATCTATTTTTTACAGTCAAGAGTTACATTAATAGGTCTTGATGAGGCGCAGAGAAAGCAAATGGCGATGTTCAGCTATCTGTCACCAATCATGATTGGTGTATTCTCTCTGACAGCACCTGCTGCATTGCCTCTATACTGGACGATCGGCGGAATCTTTGTCATCCTTCAAACATTGCTTACAAAGAAGCTATTTCAAGCAGAACCAAGCTCATTATCAGTGGCTAAATCATAA
- a CDS encoding cobyrinate a,c-diamide synthase has protein sequence MAERRIVIAGTGSGVGKTTLTIGLMSALIKRGLTVQGFKCGPDYIDPSYHTAVTKRIARNLDSWMLSKDTVVDIFTHGSRGADISIIEGVMGFFDGKNPKTNQGSTAEISMITRTPVLLVVNCASMARSAAAIVKGFQMFADGPRIEGVIANKVGSEGHFKLVKTAIEQECQIPVIGYLGRELDIEIPERHLGLIPSIERGDLDPFFDRLGELVLETVDIDKLLEISLASPLNKTETSSLFEKKAEKTVKIAVAKDAAFNFYYPENLEILESYGAEIVFFSPLADEALPAGVNGLYLGGGFPEEFALALSNNHIAKDSIKQAIEQGLPTLAECGGFMYLTDSIETTNKISYQMAGVISGDVKMQSKRAALGYREISGRKNNFLIGENEKAKGHEFHYSTFHSENKIEYAYETKGMRGTKKEGYLKHNLVAGYTHFHFASSSEMVMNWIERCKEIKANG, from the coding sequence GTGGCAGAACGAAGAATCGTGATCGCTGGTACCGGAAGCGGTGTCGGCAAAACAACTTTAACAATTGGGTTAATGTCCGCATTAATTAAAAGAGGTTTAACTGTACAAGGATTTAAATGCGGACCAGATTATATTGATCCATCCTATCATACCGCTGTGACAAAACGGATTGCCCGTAATTTGGATAGTTGGATGTTATCAAAAGATACAGTTGTTGATATTTTTACACATGGAAGCCGTGGAGCGGACATTTCAATTATAGAAGGGGTTATGGGCTTTTTTGACGGAAAAAACCCGAAAACGAATCAAGGAAGTACTGCAGAGATTAGCATGATAACGAGAACGCCTGTTTTGCTAGTTGTAAATTGTGCCAGTATGGCTCGAAGTGCAGCTGCCATTGTCAAAGGATTCCAAATGTTCGCAGATGGCCCTAGGATTGAAGGAGTTATAGCAAACAAAGTTGGAAGCGAAGGACACTTTAAACTGGTAAAGACGGCAATAGAACAAGAATGTCAGATTCCTGTTATCGGCTATTTAGGACGTGAGCTTGATATTGAAATACCAGAGAGGCATCTTGGACTTATTCCATCTATTGAAAGAGGAGATCTTGACCCTTTTTTTGATAGATTAGGAGAGCTTGTTCTTGAAACTGTCGACATTGATAAATTACTTGAAATATCTTTAGCTTCGCCGCTGAATAAAACCGAAACATCTTCGCTTTTTGAAAAAAAAGCAGAAAAAACGGTTAAAATTGCGGTAGCAAAAGATGCGGCTTTTAATTTTTATTATCCTGAGAACTTAGAAATCCTGGAGTCTTACGGTGCTGAAATTGTTTTTTTCTCGCCATTGGCAGACGAAGCATTACCAGCTGGTGTCAATGGACTTTATCTGGGCGGAGGTTTTCCTGAAGAATTCGCTCTTGCTCTCTCAAATAATCATATAGCAAAAGACTCCATAAAACAGGCGATTGAGCAAGGATTACCAACACTTGCTGAATGTGGAGGCTTTATGTACCTGACAGATTCAATCGAAACAACCAATAAAATCAGCTACCAAATGGCAGGAGTCATTTCCGGCGATGTAAAAATGCAATCAAAACGGGCTGCATTAGGTTACAGAGAAATTAGCGGACGAAAAAATAATTTTCTAATCGGTGAGAATGAAAAAGCAAAAGGTCATGAATTTCATTATTCAACCTTCCATTCTGAAAATAAAATAGAGTATGCATATGAAACTAAAGGCATGCGCGGTACGAAGAAAGAAGGTTATTTGAAACATAACCTGGTAGCAGGGTATACTCATTTTCATTTTGCTTCTAGTTCTGAAATGGTAATGAATTGGATAGAGAGGTGCAAGGAAATTAAAGCAAATGGGTAA
- a CDS encoding nitroreductase translates to MSIITELKSRRAIRDYRDHAVEDEKIKKLLEIATWAPNDRMREPWGFYVIRGEAKKRYEKLAEEFLQERFPTKPNLVQSSLKVLKNTPVHIVVTSDIVPEDEEASRDNEYAVCCAIHSMWLAAKDLGLGFVWRTRGVGLVHDKRMYQFIGAPENKTIIGNIFIGYPDEEALKKMKTSARTSFEEKTVWL, encoded by the coding sequence GTGTCAATCATAACGGAATTAAAAAGTCGCAGGGCAATACGTGACTATCGTGATCATGCCGTAGAAGATGAAAAGATTAAGAAATTACTGGAAATAGCAACTTGGGCGCCAAACGATCGGATGAGAGAGCCATGGGGTTTTTATGTAATAAGAGGTGAAGCTAAAAAAAGGTATGAGAAGCTGGCAGAAGAGTTTTTGCAAGAACGTTTTCCAACAAAACCGAATTTAGTACAAAGTTCCCTGAAAGTATTAAAGAACACACCGGTACATATCGTTGTTACTTCTGATATCGTTCCTGAGGATGAAGAAGCGTCTCGAGATAATGAATATGCAGTATGCTGTGCGATTCATTCAATGTGGCTGGCCGCGAAGGATCTAGGATTAGGATTTGTATGGCGGACAAGAGGCGTGGGGCTTGTTCATGATAAACGCATGTATCAGTTCATTGGTGCGCCTGAGAATAAGACGATAATAGGGAATATTTTTATTGGGTATCCAGATGAAGAGGCGTTAAAGAAGATGAAGACTTCCGCAAGAACATCCTTTGAAGAAAAAACGGTTTGGTTATAG